A stretch of DNA from Micromonospora sp. NBC_01813:
CGCGGTGCGGGCGGCGGACCGGTGGGCCGGCTCCGACTGGTCGGCACCTTGTCTGTTCACTGTCGACACGGTCCGCCCACCGGCGCCGACGGTCACCTCCGCCGACTACCCGAACGGCTCGGGCGTGGGCAGCGGCGGCCCGGGCATCCCCGGCCGGTTCACGTTCTCGGCGAACGGCGCCGACGACGTCGTGGGCTACCGCTACGGGCCGAGCTCGGCCACGACCTACGTCGCGGCGGATCAGGTCGGCGGCGACGTCACGATCGAGTACGCGCCGACCCGGTACGGCTTCAACCAGCTGTACGTGACAAGCGTCGACCGCACCGGCAACCGGTCGGCACAGACGATCTACGAGTTCTTCGTACGCGACACCGCTCCGCTCGTAGTAGACGGCAACCCGGACGGCTGGCTCGGTGATCCTCGCGAGTTCACGTTCACGCCGCAGATGGATCAGGTGGTCGAGTACACGTACTGGCTCAACGACGACGATCCGCAGACGGTGCCGGCGGGTACTGACGGCGGCGCGACCGTGACAGTGCTGCCCGTCGCCGGCCGCAACACGTTGCACGTGGTGAGTCACACCGCCGACGGGCTGCAGTCCGGGGACGCCGAACGCTACATCTACGTGGCCACCTCACCGATTGTCACCTCTGAGCAGTTCCCGTTCGACGGGTCACCCGGCGCGCCGGCCGGCACCGAAGGGATGTTCCTGTTCCAGCCCCGGATGTACGGCGTCGTCGAGTACGTCTACACGATCAACGGCGGCGATCCGCAGACCGTCGCCGCCACCGCCGACGGGTCCGCCGAGCTGCACTACACCGCCCGAGATGCGGGGTATCACACGATTGGGGTGCACAGCCGCACCGACGCGGGGGTCGAGTCGGAGTCGGTGTCGTACGCGTTCTACCCGGCGTCGGTGGCGCCCACAGTCGCCTCGGACGACTACCCGGCTGGCGCCCTCAGCGGCGGTCCCGGGGTGGCCGGCGACTTCACGTTCCAGCCGCACCCTGACTTCGGCCCGGTCGAAGGCTATCTGTACACGTTCGGTCACGAGCCGGAGCGTTTCGTCGCGGCGGGCAGCGACGGGGTCGCCACCGTCGAGTGGATCCCGGACGTCGTCGGCATTTCCGACGGTGGCTGGGTGCAGCTGCAGGTACGGCAGCGTTCCGCTGCTGGAGTCGTCTCGGACGCCCGCTGGTACTCGTTCCGGGTCGACCTGAAGAACCCCGCCGTCGAGTCGGACGACTTCCCCTGGTGGGGCGGTGGCACGGTCGGCACGCCCGGCGAGTTCCGGCTCACCGCCGCCCTTGCCGGCTCGGTGGAGTTCGTCTACTCCTTCGACGGTGGCCCGGAGGCAACCCTGCCGGTCGGGCCGGACGGCACCGCCGCTTTGGAGTGGACGCCGCAGTCGCCCGGCCAGCAGACCTTGGTGGTGCGTAGCCGCACCTCCGACGGATTGGAGTCCGGTCTCACCAGCTACCCGCTGTGGATCGTCCTGTCCTGACCTGGATAGCTGCTGTCAGCGTGCCGGCCGCCGCCGAGTGCCTCGGGGGGCGGCCGGCACGCTCGCACTTTCGCACCACGCAACGGGTGTGCATGCCCGGCCGCCCGCTCCTCCTCGACGCGCATTCCGTGCTGGGCGGAGCGCCGATACCAGGTGGCCGGATCGAGTCGATGGATGCAATGATCAACATCTGGGGTCGTTAGCTCAACTGGCTAGAGCGTCCGACTGCTAGCGCGTCCACTCTCCGCCTGGTGCGGCCATGGATGCGCTTCCTTCTCAATCATGGGATCGGAAGGTTCGGGGTTCGAGTCCCCGGCGACCCACTGTGTCATGGTCGACTGGAGCCGGGGGACCACGTGCTCGACAAGCTGATCATCCAGAGGACCCTGCGCGTGCCGGCCAGCCCCGGCGCGGCCGGCGGCGGCACACCGGCCGGCGACGGCACACCGGTGGCCCGGCAACTGGACGCGGCGCTGCTCGACGTCGGGTTCTCGGCCTCGCGGGCGCTGCTGGAGCACATCGGCGCGTTGGCCCCCGAGCCGGCGATGGACCTTGCCGCCACCGTCGTCGCGGCGGTACGCGAGCTGGTCGGCGACCACGTCCAACACAACGCGTACTTCATCGGCTTCCCGGACGACGTGCCGGACACCGTCGAGTTCTGGATGGACCGGCTGCGGGCGGCGGTACGCACCGGCGGCGGCACGACGACCGACGCGCAGCTGCGGGACGCCATCACCTCGGGCGGGGTGAACCTGCTCGACCTGCCCGGCTACGGGACGTACCAGCACACGTACGCCGAACTGCTGGCCGCCCACGACGACCTGATCGCCGCGGCCGGCGACCGGGTGACTCTGCTGCATCTCGGCGACCCCCCTGAGGTGGAGGCGACGCGGCTCTACCTGGCGCTGGCCGGCAGCTCGACGCCACTGGGCGAAGCGGACCTGGCGATCCTCAGCGAGCTCGCGGTCGCCTGCCTGGACGACGTGCAGCCGGCCGAGATCCCTGTCCGGGAGAACCGCGCCGTGCTCAACGGGATCCGGCTCGTCCTCGGCCGGCCGCTGGTCGGCGTGGACACCACGACCGACGTGCTGCGCCTTGCCTGCCAGGTCTCCGGCGGCGACGTCTCACTCGTGGCACCTACCCGGTTCCGGGCGTTCCGGCGCGCGGAGCGGCGGATGCTGCTGGCCGCGCTGGACACCGTCGTCGGGGCCAGCCCGCCCAAGCTCGGTGATGTCGCGGGGTACGCGCAGCGGTGGAAGCGGCTCGGCGAGCGGCTACACCCGCACGAGTACGCCCAGTGGCCGCACGCGCAGCAGGTGTTCGCGGTCGCCCGGGGCGAGCAGCGGGTGCCCAGCATCGCCGGCCGGGCCGAGGCGGCGATCCGCGCCGGGGCGATCGCCCCGGCGGCGTCGACGTTGTCCGCCGCGCCGGGCCTGCTGCTGCGGTCGGCGGACCGGCTGCTGCGGCTGGCGCCGGCGGCCGAACGCGACACTGTGGTCGGTGCGGTCACCGGAGCGCTCGGCTCGGCGTCGGGTCGGGTGCTGCTGTCGCTGCGCGAGCATGTCGACAACCGGTTGACGCCCGCGTCCGCCCGGATGTACGCGAGCCGCTCGCGTACCGCATGGGTCGGCCCCGACGATCGGCCGCCGCTGCCGGCGGACCTGGTGGCCGAACTGTCGTCGCTGCTCGACGCCGAGATCGGTGCCCGGCTGCCGGAGCTGGACCGGCCGCTGCTGGTGGACCCGGCGGTGCTCGACGTCGCCCTGCCACTGTCCGGCAAGGCGACCGAAGGCGGATTCGCGGTCCTGCCCCGGGGATCCCGGGCCTCGGTGACCGGCGAACTGCTGCGGTTCTTCGTCTACTGGCGGCAGACGAGTCGCCGCACCGACTACGACCTGTCGGTGCTGCTGCTCGATGACGAGTTCCGCACCGCCGGGCAGGTGTCGTGGACCAACAACCACCACGACGGCGCCGTGTACTCCGGCGACATCACCGCAGCCCCCGACGGGGCGACGGAGTTCATCGACGTGCCGCGGACCATCGGCGGGCGGTACGTGGTTCCGCAGGTCAACATCTACGCGGGTGAGTCGTTCGACGAGGTCGCCGAGTCGATGTTCGGATACCAGACCCGCGCCCGGCGCCAGCGCGGTGCCCCGTTCGACGCCCGGACCGTCCGGGCTCGTTCGCAGCTGCGCGGCCGGGGCCGGGTGGCGCTGCCGATGGTGTTCGCGCGGAGCGAGCACGGCTGGCAGGCGGTGTGGCTGCACCTGTATCTGCCGGGTACGCCGTCATTCAACCGGGTGGAGGGAAATGCGTTCACCACCGCCGACCGGGTGCGAGCACTGATCGAGCGTCGGTACCTCACCCTGTCGTACCTCGTCGAAAGATGGCGTACGCGGGCCGAGGTCAGGATGTGGAACGGCCGACTGCCGGACGGGCCGGTCACCTTCGTCGGCATCGAGGCACCCGAGGGGCTGCCGACCGGCTCGGACGTGTACACACTAGACCGATTCAGCGAGCTGATACCTCAATGAGCGCGCCGTCCGGCACCGCTGCCGGCACTCATGAACTCAGCCGGCTACCACGGGACGACGGTGTAGTTCTTGAGCAGTACGCCGTGGAACGGCGTGCCGGCCTCGCCGCTGACGATCGGGTGGTAGATGCGAGCCGCCGCGTCCACCACGTCCAGCGGTGGGCGCCAGCCGGCAGCCGCCCGGCTGTCCTTGATGGCGGGCGGGTTCTCGTCGGTGATCCAGCCAGTGTCGACACCACACATGTACACGTCGTGTCGGGCCAGATCGGCCGAGCCGACCCGGGTGAGCATGTTGAGCGCCGCCTTGCTGACGGCCGTATGCGGATGCCGGTCAGGTCCGGGGCCGTCCTCTCCGAACCAGCCCTCGCGGCCGGTCACGTTCACCACGTACCTGGGCCTCGGTCTGGGTGCGGTGAGCGCCAAGCGAAGCCGGTCGAGCAGCAAAAACGGTGCTATCACGTTGACCAGTTGCACTTCCAGCAACTCCACCGGGTCGATCTCGCCGATCCTGGCGGTCCAGGAATTCTTGCTGCCGGGGACGGCCAGTGCACCAGTGGCATCGGTGACAGCCGTCAATTCGGTACCGGCCGTGTCCGCCACAGCCTCGATTGCCGTACCCCACGCGGGCAAAGCGACGCCGGGCTGGTAACCGGCCACCGTCTCGACCGGTGTCCCGTCGCCCGCCGCCAGAAGTTCGGCCGCCACGAGCGGCCGGTAGGCCCAGCCCGGCCGGCGTACCGTCTGGGCCGCATTGTTGATCAAGATGTCCACCGCCTGGCCGTCTTCGCCGAGTCGGGCTGCCAGGTCCAGTACCTGGCGAGGGTCACGCAGGTCGGCACCGATGATGCGCAGCGACGCCAGCCAGTCTCCGGCGTCCGGCTCCTGCGCGTACCGCCGCGCGGCGTCCACCGGGAAGCGGGTCACCACCGTGACCGTCGCACCATCACGCAGCAGCTTCAACGCCACCTGGTAGCCGATCTTGACCCTGCCCCCGGTCACCACCGCTCGACGGCTGCTGAGGTCGGCGCCAGCGTTACGGTGCCGCCGGTGCAGGTCGGCACAGGCGGGGCAGAGTGCGTGGTAGAACACGTCGACCTCACGAAACCGAGCGCGACAGGTGTAGCACATACGGTCCCGGCGGGTCCGGCCACCGCCGCCCGTCGTGGCCGCGTCGGCCGGTAGGCCCTCGGCTCGATCGGGCGCACCGGTGGCCGCCGTGGCGATGACCCGCCCGGTCACCAGCCGCGGTCTGCCTCCGACGGTTTGCCCGCCGCTGCCGCTGCGCATCCTTGACCAGCCCGTCGACGGCACGCTGCACCCGCATGCGGACCGGGTCGTCGACGGGCAGCTCTCGAATCTCGCCGAGCAGCCGCAGCGCAGCCTCGACCTCGTTGCCGTCCATTGCCTTCTCCGTCTCGGCTCCCGCAACGTGGCCGGGCCGGATTTGAACCGGCGTCCTCCGCATGTGCCGTGCGGCGCGTCGACCTCTGCGCTACCGGCCACCTCGCAGGGGTGGGACCCGACCGGACTCGAACCGGCATCCTCCGCCTGGAGAGGGCGGCGCGACTACCCCTGCGCTACAGGTCCCACCTTGCGCGGCAGCCTACCGAACACGACTAGGCCGTCCGCCGTACCGTTGGGTCTCGACTGCCGACCGCAGGTCACGGACCAGGGCCCAGAACAGGTGGATGGCTGACATGCAGGCGTACGTGTTGACGCGGTACGGGGACGCGGGTGCCATGGCACTGCGCGACGTTGCTGAGCCGTCAGTCAGCGACGGCCAGGTGCTCGTCCGGGTCCGGGCCGCCGGGCTCAACCCGATCGACGTCAAGACCCGGCAAGGCAAGGTACGGCTGGTGACCCGCCTCGGCCTGCCTATCGTCGCGGGCAGTGAGCTGTCCGGCGTGGTGGAGCAGGTCGGTGCCGGCGTCACCAGCGTCGCCGTCGGCGACCGGGTGTTCGCCCGGCTGGACAAGAGCAAGCTCGGTGCCTTCGCCCGCTACGCCGTGGTCGACGAGTCCCTGCTGGCGAAGATGCCGGAGTCGCTGGACTTCGCCGACGCAGCCGGGCTGCCGCTGGCCGGGCTGACCGCCCTGCAGGCGCTGCGCGACGAGTTGGCCGTCGCCCCGGGTGATCGGGTGTTCATCTCCGGCGGCGCTGGCGGTGTCGGCACGCTGGCCATCCAGCTGGCCGTCTGGCTGGGGGCCGAGGTGGCCACCACCGCGTCACCGCGCGGCGCGGATCTGGTGCGCTCGCTCGGCGCGAGCGTGGTCGTCGACTACCAGCAGCAGCGGTTCGCCGACGTCCTGAGCAGCTACGACGGTGCCTTCGACCTGACCGGCGGGCAGGACCTTCCGGACAGCTTCGCCATCCTCAAGCCGGGTGCCACGACGGTTTCCATCGCCGGAATCCCGGAGCCGACCACCGCCCGCGTCGACCTGGGTGCCGGCCCGCTGCTGACCGCCGCGTTCTGGGCGGCCAGCGCCGGTATCCGTCGCCAGGCCCGGCGGTACGGCGTCAACTACCGCTACATGTTCATGCGTCCCAGCGGAGCGGACCTCGGCGTACTCGCCGGCCTGGTCGATCAGGGCACGCTGCGGGCGGTGACCGACCGGGTCTTTCCGTTCGAGCAGATCGCCGAGGGCTTCGCCTACCTTGAACAGGGCCGAGCCAAGGGCAAGGTCATCATCCGGATGTGACCGGCGGCCGCCACGTGCCATGTTCGCCTCGCTGCGGTTGACTTCGCTCGCCATGCTTGCGGCAGACGGCCAACTCAACGCCAAGCACCGAGGAGGTTTCGTGCGCAAACCGGCGAAGACTGCAGCTGTGCTCTTCGGACTCGGCGTCGGAGTCATGGTCGGCCCGTCGCTGGGTTCGGCCGCTCTCTGGTCCGGCATCACCGTCGCCGCGCTCGGTCTCGCGCTCAACCTGGTCGGTACGGCACACAACGTTGACGAGCCGGACGACCACGACGAGGACGTCGGGGTGGCCGGCGACGGGGCGGCGGTGGGATCGGCAGACTCCGCGCGCCGCCGACGCAGTCGGCACCGGTCTGGACTGGCCGGCCTGGGCACCCGGGTCGAACAGATTCTCCGGCTCGCCGAGGAGCAGGCCGACGATCACCGTACCGAGGCGAAGCGGGAAGCCGACAAGATCCTGACCGCCGCCCGGCGGGAGGCGGAGGCGATCCTGGACCGGGCCCACGAGCAGGCCGCCGGGACAACCCCTGCCGACTAGGCTCAGCCCGGCATGACGACGGTGGTGAGCAGTCTGCGGGTGCGGCCCGGCGCTGCCGGCCGGGCGAGCCACGGCGCGAGGACCGCCGAGATCTCCGCGACCAGTTCGGGCAGCTCATCGTCGCTGAGGTACAGCCCGGTCTGCCGGTAGCCCACCCCGTCGCGGGTCAGGTCCGGGTCGCCGCCGTCGAGGTACCGGTCGAAGTCCGCCAGCAGTGCCGCGACGAAGACCATGAAGGCCTGCCGGTGCTCCTGGGCGCCCATGGTGGCGGCCTCGGCGCCGGTGACGCCCGCCTTGGCCGTACGCAGCCGGAAGGTCCGCTCGACCGCGCCCCGGATTCGACGTTCGGCCACGACCTCCAGCAGGTCGCCTTCGGTCAGGGTCGCCACCTGGCGGTACAGGGTGGCGGCCGGTATCTCGGGGAGTTTGACGCGAAGCTGCGCCGTGGTCAGCTCGGACTCGCCGAGAAACGCCTGGACGATACGTAGCCGCACCGGGTGCAGGAGCAGTTCAGCGGTCGCCATGAACCTATGTTCGCACAAGTGGTATCATTCTCACTACCGATAATGATCGGCGGACCGGGCACGGCCGGCAGTGGAAGCGGACGCAGCCAACCGGACACCACCGAGGGAGGACCAACCCGTGACACTCCTCGCCGACGAGCACGGTTCCACCAACTCCCCCAGCGTCGTCCTGCTGCACGGCCTGTCCACCACCTCGTGGATGTGGGGCAGGCAGGCCGCCGCGCTC
This window harbors:
- a CDS encoding DNRLRE domain-containing protein, giving the protein MAGLLAAGLATAGTLVTTAQPASAGIFEYIRPVQISYTDSAEPTTAFPVTTGSFPVGAWLDDAGDKHTARAYLTFDLARYQGRQVIEATGDTGETTVTDCAQPRRVELWRTKTPTAPPTWKNAPKVRGKVADVGASTSTCPAPRLEVDLQAALQQAIDEGLTEVTFMLRVAGKSESKPQHGRQMKSLGISLHANAAPDVPSDLRVSGLACTSDEVYVGTTTPVLYASVTDPDKVDVFVGDSVTATFAWWPVDQPTQRTEWTSSERYAPAAFQYTVPSGSMVNGGRYAFAVRAADRWAGSDWSAPCLFTVDTVRPPAPTVTSADYPNGSGVGSGGPGIPGRFTFSANGADDVVGYRYGPSSATTYVAADQVGGDVTIEYAPTRYGFNQLYVTSVDRTGNRSAQTIYEFFVRDTAPLVVDGNPDGWLGDPREFTFTPQMDQVVEYTYWLNDDDPQTVPAGTDGGATVTVLPVAGRNTLHVVSHTADGLQSGDAERYIYVATSPIVTSEQFPFDGSPGAPAGTEGMFLFQPRMYGVVEYVYTINGGDPQTVAATADGSAELHYTARDAGYHTIGVHSRTDAGVESESVSYAFYPASVAPTVASDDYPAGALSGGPGVAGDFTFQPHPDFGPVEGYLYTFGHEPERFVAAGSDGVATVEWIPDVVGISDGGWVQLQVRQRSAAGVVSDARWYSFRVDLKNPAVESDDFPWWGGGTVGTPGEFRLTAALAGSVEFVYSFDGGPEATLPVGPDGTAALEWTPQSPGQQTLVVRSRTSDGLESGLTSYPLWIVLS
- a CDS encoding SDR family NAD(P)-dependent oxidoreductase, giving the protein MTGRVIATAATGAPDRAEGLPADAATTGGGGRTRRDRMCYTCRARFREVDVFYHALCPACADLHRRHRNAGADLSSRRAVVTGGRVKIGYQVALKLLRDGATVTVVTRFPVDAARRYAQEPDAGDWLASLRIIGADLRDPRQVLDLAARLGEDGQAVDILINNAAQTVRRPGWAYRPLVAAELLAAGDGTPVETVAGYQPGVALPAWGTAIEAVADTAGTELTAVTDATGALAVPGSKNSWTARIGEIDPVELLEVQLVNVIAPFLLLDRLRLALTAPRPRPRYVVNVTGREGWFGEDGPGPDRHPHTAVSKAALNMLTRVGSADLARHDVYMCGVDTGWITDENPPAIKDSRAAAGWRPPLDVVDAAARIYHPIVSGEAGTPFHGVLLKNYTVVPW
- a CDS encoding NADP-dependent oxidoreductase codes for the protein MADMQAYVLTRYGDAGAMALRDVAEPSVSDGQVLVRVRAAGLNPIDVKTRQGKVRLVTRLGLPIVAGSELSGVVEQVGAGVTSVAVGDRVFARLDKSKLGAFARYAVVDESLLAKMPESLDFADAAGLPLAGLTALQALRDELAVAPGDRVFISGGAGGVGTLAIQLAVWLGAEVATTASPRGADLVRSLGASVVVDYQQQRFADVLSSYDGAFDLTGGQDLPDSFAILKPGATTVSIAGIPEPTTARVDLGAGPLLTAAFWAASAGIRRQARRYGVNYRYMFMRPSGADLGVLAGLVDQGTLRAVTDRVFPFEQIAEGFAYLEQGRAKGKVIIRM
- a CDS encoding DivIVA domain-containing protein, whose protein sequence is MRKPAKTAAVLFGLGVGVMVGPSLGSAALWSGITVAALGLALNLVGTAHNVDEPDDHDEDVGVAGDGAAVGSADSARRRRSRHRSGLAGLGTRVEQILRLAEEQADDHRTEAKREADKILTAARREAEAILDRAHEQAAGTTPAD
- a CDS encoding helix-turn-helix domain-containing protein, producing the protein MATAELLLHPVRLRIVQAFLGESELTTAQLRVKLPEIPAATLYRQVATLTEGDLLEVVAERRIRGAVERTFRLRTAKAGVTGAEAATMGAQEHRQAFMVFVAALLADFDRYLDGGDPDLTRDGVGYRQTGLYLSDDELPELVAEISAVLAPWLARPAAPGRTRRLLTTVVMPG